GACAGAAATGGAGAGAAGACAAAATGGCAATTTGGTTCAACCAgaggctgctgctgcatcaAATCAGAGCAAACTATTTATCAACCTTTCTGCTCTGATTCATGAGAAACCTCTCAGAGCAGAGACTCAGATTCATCCTGTAGACATGAAGTCAGAAGCCAGTGAGGAGAGTGAATCAGAAGGTACACTGATAATTTGTTTAATATCACACTGATTCATAATTTTCTTAAACTAGGGAGTTACTAATAAAACTGCTTTTTGTCTTTCCCAGAGAGCTTCATTGAGGTGTCAGAGGAAGAATTCAAAGAGGTGGATGAAGATGAATCACTTGTaatgaagaaagaagaagaatctCCAGATAAAGCAAATGAAGTTGAGAAAAAGACACAAGACAAACTAGAGGAAGGTTTTATGGAGGCTCAGATTGAACCTAAAAATGCTGCTGATATATCagaggatgatgaggagaagaagagacagatggaagaggaagagcagaagGAGGAAATTCAAGACAAGTCCAGCTCAGCTCCAACCATCAATGAGTGGGAGCACTTTGATGTGGTATGTCCTGTTAAGAGAAGTAAAAGCATTATCTTTAAATGCTACTATTTTAATGGGACAGTTCAACCAAATTACATACTCTATGATCTACACGATTAAAATTAGTTGTAATTTATGACACATGAATGGTAAATAGACTTGAGGTTGCACAGCTCCTTCTagtcattttaccctctacctttacaagccttccagggctcgctgccaagaagcatccccacaccaccgtgcttcacagtgggaatggtgtgtttgtggtgatgtgcagtagttgatgtccaccaaacatagcttCTTGTCTGATTGTTGAAAAACACTATTTTGGTCCAATCAGATTAAAGAACCTTCTTCCACCTGACcctggagtctcccacatgccttttggcaagcTCTGGTGGAGATTTAAATagtttccttcaacagtggctttcttgtTGACACTCTCCCATTAAGCTTTGACgtgtgaagaacctgggcaacagttgttgtttgcagagtctctcccaccgcagctgctgaagcttggaacccCTTCATAGgtatcttggtggcctctcacttgtctccttcttttCTGTACTGTAGGGTGAGCTGGAGGCTATGGAGAGCTCTCTTGAGGTGGAGCAGAGCAGCCTGAGGGAgctgaaacagcagcaggagaggatggCCAACACCGTCACTGGACAGATGTATCTGGAGAGTCAGGTGAACTGAAAACTTTATCAAATACATACCAAATCACAATCACACTCTCAAACACATCTTTAAGAACATTTGGCCCGTTGTGCCTCTGATCAAGTGTTGTCATTGTGTAttgtataaaaacacaaatacacatttacacaacaaGATATGACAATCTAAAGAAGGTGAAGGGCAAACAGTGAGGGTCTATGATGCCCCTGCCAAACATTCCCAGAGTAATGCAATCAGTATCCAGTCACTCACAGTCTTAAATGTCTCCGGCTGTCACCATATTCTCCTTCATAAAATCAACACTTAATGTAAAACCTCATAAGCCCTTCATCTTTATTgctattaaaataaaactgctaagaGAAGAGTTTGTTCCTCTGCTGAATCTAAAAGCATGCAGGCTCGTTCTTGTCTACATAAAAACCTTAGTCATAAAGTCCCTTGTCCTCAACATGTTAAAatggtttcagtatttttaagaGTCTGAAGGAATACCTAAATATAATGATGGTGTTCAAACAGAGATGTGAGCAGGTTAGCTGAGGTGCTGAATGTTGTGTAAAGTAATGACCCTCTATCCCTTCAACCTCAGGAACTGCTCCGGCTCTTCGGCATCCCCTTCCTCGTGGCTCCGATGGAGGCTGAGGCTCAGTGTGCAGTACTCGACCGCACTGACCACACAAACGGCACCATCACCGACGACTCCGACGTGTGGCTGTTTGGAGGAAGACATGTGTACAAGAACTTCTTCAGCCAGAACAAATACGTGGAACACTATCAGTTTAGCGACCTGCAGAACCAACTCGGtcagtgtaaatatttgtcctttttatttaagaactttattttcttgcccTTTTTACTAACAGTCTGAAGTGATCACAACAAAGTAAACCTCATGGAGATCACACATTCTTTTGCTGTAAATtggtctttattttattttagagattaaaaaatgaaattgcaAGCTCCAGATTGCGTCCAGGGAACACTATTTCACAAATGACTATTTTTATGAATTATCATGATTGATAGCATCTACATTGTGAATCTACtgaaactgaactgaaaacaaATTCTCCAAATTTAAGACGCCTTTATAGGAGatgcatccatgcattttcTTTACACTGTTTCCCcttgaaattttagggattCACTATATTATCAGCATGTCGgttttggcagatattagcttaaaaagttgaatatcagcataaaaaattctgccaatatttacagctgatatattgtTGTACATAGCAGCActataaactagaaaagcactcggagagtgcagacccccgccattagccctgtctccccaTAATACAGAATCCTattaaaaattcctagatcaagatggtgatccggatcactcccaaaatctaatcagttcttccttatgccatttttgacatttcctgaaaatttcatcaaaatctgtccataactttttgagtgttgctaacaaacaaactaacaaaccctgccaatcacataacttccttggtggaggtaaatatACATCAGTCTTAGATATAGTGGAAAAATGTATAACTGTACTATCTGGTATAGGGGGATGCCTAGGGTGCTACCCTCTCAAGGAGACAGACCATGaaccctgaacattttgaatgaagcccctAAAACAAAATGCCAACTAGACTGTCTATTCCAACCTCTTTCTTGATATATTGAGGAACTGATTCTTTACCAAGGGAAACCAGCATTGTTTTCTGAATGGCATTAAGAAGTCAGTATCTCAGGAGAACCTCCTGCATTTACTCATGGAAAACTTAATTATAGAAAATGTATGAATAGTTGTGCACTTAGCCCTTCAAACGtagtattttacttttaaaaatcagaattttctCATGCCTAATCTTCCTCTTGATAAAGAGGAAAAGTAAAACCACCAAACCAgtataaaaatcatttttatgaagccatttaatttgattttttctttaaatgaaaccCCCAGACATCCCAATTTGAACATATTCATACAGATCTATATTATCGTGTTATTTTGTTGCCTACTGAAATAGAAGCGTGAGGTGTCGACATTGCGTTAGGATAACACATTGCCGCGCTAATCTGATAGGTTTATATTGCACATATCAAAGACAGTTGTTTGTGAATGAGGGTGATCCTAAACTGACTGATGGGCTGTCAGCAGACTGACCACACATTGGGCCATGCAAGAGTTCACATCGTGctcactccctctctcctttcatatttttattcgtCTTCCCAtctctgtttatttctctgtcaGGCCTGGACAGAACCAAACTGATAAACCTGGCTTATCTACTGGGCAGTGACTACACAGAGGGAGTACCAGGGGTCGGACATGTGACCGGCATGGAGATCCTCAACGAGTTCCCAGGGCCGGGTCTTGAGCCACTCATACAGTTCAGGTGTGTGAAAAACATTTAGCCAATTTCATCTTTCAAATTCAATTCCTCCTCTGTGATTACCTGACTGTCAAATAcaaaacattaatatttatgAATCATTGGATatctttgctttgtttttgaaCGTAAGCTCTTTATATAAGGCACATGTTATTTAAACTTTATGAATTAAGCAATCTAACCAAAACCTGACTTAATATAGAATTGCTGTTTCTTATTGGTAACAAGATACAGTTCTTCAGTGAGTAAcgtttgtaaaaaagaaaatacctATGAGGCGCAGATGTCCTAGTATTTAGGTCGCCACCCATGTGCCTAGGTGGCCCAGTTTTAAGTCTGGCTTGTGGCTCCAGGatgtctctcccctactctctcatccctgttttctactctatccactgtcctccaatCTATATAAATGCATAGCAAGggcaaaaatacatctttaaacaatttatatgaacaactgatttttttattacagaaatgttgacaaaGGTGAAGCTAGCTGTGAGAACTCTTGTAAAATGTAGAGGAAATTAATTATTCACTGTCTGAATTCACCATGCATCATTGGTTCCTCTTGGAGATTTCCCCCATCAGAGGCACTCTTTGCCATTGATTGGAAATGCTTGTGTTTCCACATTTTGTTGCACTTGCATGTGGATTTTatgcttttttcccctcagaACTGAACTTTGAGGGATTTCTTAACCTTCTGTCTCTAAAATACATGTTTCTTTGGacatataaattaaaaattttgtATATCTtataaaagttcatttttttcctgtgattcaattcagaaagttaaattttcACAGATTCAAAAATCATCTCATGcaaagtgaagtatttcaacTTTGTTCTGATTTTTAGCATTACacctcacaaaaatcaaaaatccactagctcaaaatattagagtattgtggaaaagtctgatgtgtaaaggtttcctgagccttcattctgaTTCAGTatacacaaccacaatcatggggaagactgctgacttgacaaatgtccagcaGACAATCATTGTCatccttcacaaggagggtaagctaCAGAAGGTTGTTGTAGTaaggacaggctgttctcagaggctgtatcataGCATATTCATGAAAAGTTGAAGGGAAAAGTGAGGagagaaaaggtgcacaagcaacagagctgagctcagccttcagacgATTGTCAAACAaggcagattcaagaacttgaggaacttcacaaggagtggactgaggctggagtcggTGGATCAATAGACACCAtacacagacaggtccaggaaatggacctGTCCTGCTCTTAGTGTctagccactcctgaaccagaaaCGTCATCTACGTCTCActtgggctaaggagaaaaagaactggactgttgctcaggagtccaaagtcctgttttcagatgaaagtaaatgttGAATTTAATTTGGAAATGATGGTCTCAGATTCTGGGTGAAGATCAAAGAGGaccagaatccaaggtgcttgaagtccagtgtttttagtttccacagccagtgatggtttggggtgccatatCATCtcctggtgttggtccactgtacTTTATCAAGTACAGAGTCCCCACTGTATCTCACAGGAGATATTGATTTcctttttccagcaggacttggcacctgtccacagtgaagccaaaactaccagaaactggtttgctgaccattgTATcgctgtgtttgattggccagccaagtGGCCTGACCTGAGCCTCATAGTGAATCTGAGGTGTTTTCATGAGGAAGATAAGGGACACCAGACTCAActatacagacgagctgaaggctgctatcagagcaacttGGGCCTcgtaacacctcagcagtgccacagactgattggctccatgcatTGTGGCAAAACTGCAGTAATGAATATAAAAAGAGCCCCAACCAAGTACAGAGTGTATAACTGAGTATAATTTTCCTAAAGAACATagttgatttttaattttaggagctgtaatcatcaagataaaaaaaatgtatgagatgaatctatgATATTTAgaagtttcacttcttaaattaagtcacaggaaaaaataacttttccaTTATATTCTTTTtgtttagatgcacctgtataatgtactgtaaaataaaataccttttcacatcagtggttttcatgtttgtttttgcatgaTTATAATTCTTTCCTTCTAGTAAATGGTGGTCAGAGGCACAGGAGAAAAAGCGACTGGTGTCTGATCCTCGTGACACAAAAGTTAAGAAGAAGCTGAGGAATCTGAAGCTGCAGCCGGGTTTTCCCAGCCCTGTGGTTGCTCAAGCTTACCTGGAGCCTGCTGTGGATCAGTCAGAAAGCTCCTTCAGCTGGGGACGCCCACAACTTGACATGATCAAAGAATATCCTTtcactgtgtgtgtttaagtATGTTTGTGTGGTGGATTCATGAGATTATGTAGCTTCCTTAATCGGTCTTTTACGTTCTGTCTAAATCGTTTCGGTTGGAGCAGCAGGAGGACAGAGGAGACTCTTCAGCCTGTGATAAAGCAGCTCAACACCCAGCAGGTAACTGAGACAAATCCCAACTAGGGGCTCCAAATATGTGTTCCCAAGGCTTACCTGTGCACTAAATTGTTAATTAATAGGTTGATTTTGTGGtgtatgttttatattttcaatgaCAAATAAGCTGCACATCAACATGAGATGTGCGGTAGTTAAAACTTTAATAccttatctctctctctttgggtTCAGACTCAGCTGCGTATCGACTCGTTTTTTCGCATGGAGCAGCAGGAGAAACAGGCCATCCGCAGCCAGCGTCTCCGCCGAGCCGTCACCTGCatgaagaggaaggagagagatggaggagaggaagaggaggaggacagcGAAGAGGAGACACCATCACCATCCAAATCTAAGAAAGGAAGGACACCAAGCGAGAGTCCAGTGAAAGGAcgagagaggggagaggagaggatgccTGCAGCCGGAGCAGGAGGAGGGTTTCTGGGATCAGAATCCTTTGTTGAGCCTCCTGTCATGTCTCAGAGGGAGTCGAGCAGCAGCCAGGAGTCCATCTCTGTTAAAGCCTCTCAGTGTAGTAAAACTTCACTacagaggagcagcagcagccaggAGTCCATCTCTGTTAGATCCTCTCAGAGTAGTAAAACTCCACTACAGAGGAGtaagaggagcagcagctccagtGAGGACAGCGATGATGGTGGAGATAAAGTAACCATGGTAACAGCCCGATCAGTGTTCAAAAGCAGCCGAGGAGGGAAAAATTCCCGGGGTAGAGGAAGTGCAAGGGGAAAAGGAAGGGGGAGGAAGACAGGAGGAAAAAACTGAACTTCATCAAAAACTGACCAAAGACTCTACCAAACCTGCCACACTGTCTGATAATTTCTGTGAtattatatttgatatttaaacaTGGGTGATGTGAATGAATCATGAAGTCATTATCAGGGATGAATTGAGCCTTTTTGTATTGTATAAAAcatgttctgtactaatgtgaCCGACGATATCTGTAGAAGAATGagaatttttttcattaaatatttcacttattTAAAGTTTTCTATGGTAGACGTCTGTTTTACTCAGACTTACTCATATGTTGTGTTGAGAGGATAAGTGTTGATCTAGACCAGTGTTTCTCAGTTATTTGGCCTTCAGGACTCACCACTGTCTCTTTATGAGAAATTATGACCGCCATCCTTAAAAATTTTTAACAACTCAAATTTATTGAACAACAAATGTCACAGTTTGGACCCTCAATGGAGCAtcatgactgaacaaagagatgAGACAGAAGAAACTTGTTCAGAAAGAACATCATTAATGGAGgatatgcatgcatacatttttctcattttttcaagGACAGCATAGAAGTTTGTTGATTTcaccatgattttttaaattatcttgGAAAAACTAGCTTTGTTATTTGGAGAAAAGAAGATAAATAGGTTGATGTCTTGAGAAAAATAAACTCTTGTTATCACAgggaaacttaaaaaatgtatggatgcactGTATGTCCACCTCAGGCTTCCGTCAGTCAAAGTTTTTGCCATATGTATTTTTCCTGGCACAAATTTGTTACCCACTTTTGGTCCTGACTCACTGTTCAGTGAGTTTCATCCTTTAAACCTCTTTAAGGTTACATACAAACTCCTTCCTATGTGAAGCATACACTCATTATTTGCTAAATTTTCCTATAATAATGAGCAGTTTTCATCCTTTTGTTgcaaaaccaaaaaacaaacacaaatatagATTCAACTTGAATCATTACTGTGAAAAGCAGTAATAGCATGTCGTTGTTTGGcctgttgtttttctctctagATTGCCAGAAatgtaagaaaagaaaacaagctttGTCCGTTTGATACAATGAGATTAATCAATCAAACTCTTAAGAAAATATACTACAATGATTCATCACAAAAAAGGCGTTGTTATCTTTAGATAGTAATATATAATTTACTGGAAAAACCACTGGAAATGACTTATTACAAAGAAATGGGCCAAATATGATGTGACACATTTTTGTTCTGtatttctcttgcagactgaataagattgccccccaggattttcctttttttttttggccacattcattttatccaCTGCCTTTAAAAGCCTTCTGGGGcctgctgccaagaagcatccccacagtatgatgctgccaccaccgtgcttcacagtggagatggtgtgtttgtggtgatgtgcagtgtttggaaTCTGCTAAACATAGCGTCttttctgatggccagaaaacaccagtttggtctcatcagaccaaagaactttcttccacttgatcatgaagtctcccacatgcctttcagTGAACTGTATTCAAGATTTCTAAGGTAGAAGTATGTTTGACTCAGACTTAATCATGGGTTGTATTGAGAGGATACGTTTTTTATGACAGTGGCTTTCTTGTTGACTGTCTCCcattaagctttgactggtgaagaacctggtcAACAGTTTGCAGAGTCCcccccatctcagctgctgaagcttgtcattccttcagagcagtcataggtgtcttggtggcctctctcactgttctccttcttgcatggtcactcagtctgtgaggacggcctgatctaggctcatttacacatgtgccatatttcttccatttcgtgatgatggatttaactgaatttgGAGGGATTTTCAGtgtcttggaaatgttttggtTCCATCTCCTGATTCatgcttttcaataaccttttctcggggttgcttgaagtgttcttttatccttaatggtagccaggaattctaatttaccagtgactggaccttccagacacaggtgtctgtatagtacaatcacttgagacacattcactgtactcaggtgatccccttttcactaattgtgagactactagcaccagttggctggacattgagcaaaaaatatattgaaaatgagggatttataaaaatcaatgaaagggtaaaacatcagtGGGAGTGAATACTTCCTACGGGCACCGTATGGCTGTATGGGTTTTAGGGCTTTGGCACCTTATGctctttataaaaacacaaaaaaatatatttctacaTTCACAGCTGATGCTTCTATCACTCACACCTCAGTCTATTTTAACCTGTTGGTTAAATTTATGTAATATAATTCTTCATCTTCACTCCTCGGCACCAGTTCAGCAGAGCAACACAGCACCTGTTGCTGTCCGTCGGTTTTACTGCATCAGAGAGAGAAGTCCAAGCATGCCCAGAAAGAACAAGACATGCAGGGTGGAGCTGAGGCTCATGGTGGTGGCGGAGGGGTGTTTGGACAAGAAATTCGTAACTACTATATTTGTGTGTAATTTAAAACCATAGAAGGTGACGACTGGAGTCCTGCAGGAGATTTTGACCCAAATCTAGAGGACCAGAAAACAGGATTTGAGTGCTGAAGATTTAGTCCTTCGGGGTGTTCTCGCCCTCCTTCTTGGACTCCTTCAGACATGGAGTCTTCACAGACCAAGGCCAATGAGGACACCAAAGAAGGTGAGAATTAAGAGTTATATATGACAGAAAAACTAAAGAtctgtttattttcaattatgctgcaaaaatgaacaaaaaagtaACAATTGCTTAAACATGTATGCTTATTTAAATCCCTCAAAACCCTCTGACTATGACTCTAAAGTCAAAGCTTAGAAATATAGTCTCTGCAAACTTTTTAGTCTCTGCTTGTCAGTATCAGTGAACTTCAAGTCTACAGATCAAACTCTGGAGCACTCTCTGACCCCCTCAACTTTTGCATTGTTGCTGTGCGGGGCTCCCCTGACCTTTTCTCCAAACCAGCTTTACATAACTGAAGTTGTGTGTCAGGAGCCTCAGCACTGAAGCATAGCTGGGGATAGACACACACTGGCACAGTACAACAAACAGATTAGAGGGGTTTGATGAGCTACATGTTGCTCATTTAGAGCAGAGAATCCACTTGAAAGGTGATACGAAGGAAAACAGCACGATGACTCATGTGTATGATTAAATGCTGGAGATTATCAGTGACGTGTTTATGAGATGTGCAGAAATAGACAAATTAATAAATACAACAAACTCATGTTGCACAGTAGCCCAGCTGTCTTATCATGCTGGTTGATGAGAGATTTTTTTATGGCTCATTATAAAAGTGCAGCTGTTTGGATTTATTAAAGGATCATCTGACCCAAATAACCTGAAagcatgtgtttctgtgttagGAATATTCTGTGTAAACGTTTGGCTTTTACTTCAATCAAACCTAACTTTATGTTTCAATGTCTGTTAATTAAGAAATCCTATAATACCTACTATGAACTGCTTCATTGGCAATGTTGCTGAAACTACTCTTACTTTTAAGAATTTTACAGTCTAGTATGGTGTGTTCGGGAACATCGTTTTCCTTTTGTAAACCCAGTTTTATTGGGTTTGTCAAAGTGCATTTTTGCATAGTCAGCCAGTGTTAACTCTTTATCACCAAGATATAGAGGAGCGAGTAGAACAGCAGTTTCTTTAAGTCAAATTTTTAAGTAAATGTTggtcataaaaacacagaaaaaacagtATTTGGATTTGAACTGAGGTCATTTATGGTAATTTATTGGGGGGTGATAACtcaagaaaatgaatgaaaacagttaTTTTTCCAAGATAAAGACATGCATATATTGAGATGCtggaaaacagagtaaaatataaTTAATGTCCTCTTGAGGCTTTTGCACATTTATTGACCAAAATCAGTCTTTAgcttttgcactgaaatgtttttgaccCCATGTTTCTTTGTGTGCCTGTGCAGGAGCTGCTGCAGATGCAGAACTAGCCAAAGCCATAATGACTCGATGTTTCCGTCCCTCTGTGATCGGCGTGGAGGCCTGGGAGGGATACATGTTTTCTGATCAGCAGATCAAGATCAAAGAGTCGACAGACGTCTATGGAGCTGTGCTCTGGCCCTCGGTACACCCAAAACCTCTCTAATGTCATCTGAATATTTATCTATAGTTTTTTTAATGGTCCCTACTAGCCACTGTTGAAGTCTTGTGTCTTCTCCTCTAACAGGCGCCAGTGTTATGTCATTTCTTAGAGACCAATCAAGACAAATACAACCTGACAGACAAGAATGTGATTGAACTTGGGGCTGGAACTGGACTGGTCACCATTGTAGCCAGTCTGTTAGgtacagaaataaatcattcaACTATTACATTTTCTATTTTGGACTTAATTTgactttctgacctttttctctctgttgctgTTTGTATGTCATCCTCTTAAACTTTTCTGCatcctctttgtctctctgtaCAGGAGCTAAGGTGACTTCCACTGACCTACCTGATGTGTTGGGGAACCTCCAGTATAATGTGATGCGCAACACCAAGGACAGATGTAAATACATCCCGTTGGTAAGTTTATTCAGATAATTGAAGAAAGGGCCAACAAGAGAAATGAAATCAAACGTTTTGAGATAACTGATGGAAATTCTGTGTTTGATACTGAATAAATCATTTGTGAATGATGTTTTTAAGGTAACAGAGCTGATctggggtcaggaagtggagCAGCGTTTCCCTCGAGCCACACACCGTTTCGACTACATCCTGGCAGCAGACGTGGTGTACGCCCACCCGTACCTGGATGAGCTGATGGAAACTTTTGACCACTTGTGTCAGGAAAACACACAGATCCTGTGGGCCATGCGGTTTCGTCTAGACCCAGAGAACAGCTTTGTGGACCGTTTTCAGCAGCGCTTCCACCTGGAGGAACTTTACAACCTCCCTAGTCTGAGCATCAAACTGTACCGAGCCTGGAGGAGGGACACCAGGGCTCAGCAGGACCAAAGAGAGGCTGCAGCCTGAACTGATACACTGAGAGAGAGTGTGAATTGAAGCCATCTTACCCAGTGGTGAAGTGGTGCCTGGAAAGGGGCTGTGCTCATAATGTAGACCAACATTTTAATGAACATCCAGCTAAGGCTAACTTTTGTTTCACCTAGAAATTAGTTTTCAGTGTTTGAACATTCTCACCTaacttctgctgcttcaggCAGTAAAGATCACTGTGAAATTAACAAAGTGCATCAGATTTTATGATTGCCTATTGGCCCTCAGACAATTATAAAATGATGCATTGTGAGTGAGCTATTTCATATCCCTCAACAGGGTTGGGGGTAAAGCATCAAAAACAGATGAACCAGCATACTCTGATTACTTTTGTTTCCCTTTGCCATCCAAGAAGAGGGGATTTAGAAGTGGATAAACTCTACAGTGAATGAAAAATTGATGTAAATACTCCATAAAATGACATATGCTCATGCACTACACCACCACTGGTCATACTTGATGggattgttttaattattttcatttttaatgtttttattgattctgTGTACAAATTCTTCAATtagattaatgaaaataaaaatctaaattaaaataagtttttacttttaaattttcTACACTTTTGTAGGTACTTACcacaatattttaatttgaaaaatagcAATAATGCAACATtttacaacacacacaaactacgAATTAAAACTGAATAACTCCCAAAAGTTTTCTTTCAGAACCCTTGcttcaaattacattttttatttacttaaataaaatagataatcTAGGTATCTGGAaaagttttctttcattttggcATATAAGTACTGGGAATTAAATTTTGGACGATAACAAGCATGTTACTgtctttattattgtttttaactgtttgtcCTTCATCTGCAGAGCCCCAGGTCTTGCTTGATTACACTGTTTGCATCCAAAGCACTGAAAATATTCACAAACCAATGAAATTTGTGATGAATTTACTTATAATTTTCCCAAAAAGTACACAGCAAATGTACATTGGCAAAATGAGTCAGGGACTTGAAAAATAAGAATCCATTGAAAGTTTATTGCCACCCACTAAGAAAGAATTGggaaatttcaaaacaaaatgtttaatatgaCTTCTTTATCAAGAAGTTACaacaaaatttgagaaaaatttccctttttttcctctcaaaaacAATACATTATATCATCTCAGAATTCTCAGGGTCAGGGACATTTAGAATAATTGTACTAAAACAGCCTCGTCACAAAAATACTAATTTTtcacaacaaaaagaaaaaagaaaaaagaaagaaagaaagaaagagagatggCCGCATTATCAAGGTGTTCCAGGCTA
This sequence is a window from Cheilinus undulatus linkage group 1, ASM1832078v1, whole genome shotgun sequence. Protein-coding genes within it:
- the ercc5 gene encoding DNA repair protein complementing XP-G cells gives rise to the protein MGVHGLWRLLESTGKPINPETLEGKILAVDISIWLNQAVKGVRDRDGNSVQNAHLLTLFHRICKLLFFRIKPVFVFDGDAPLLKKQTLALRRQRKEELNQESKQTNEKLLKTFLKRQAIKAALGDRSKDPLPSLSSVRRDEVDDMYILPALPEAEEKDKSSSEEEEEEREEWEETADDFHMYQGDLYENPNSVDINSEEFACLPPEMKHEILKEMKEFSKRRRTMYHKPPEQSGDFSQYQLAGLLQRNQLNQRLEGVEKEMSQRSTGSAPQLYNEDGETQSHDVESQRLVSEDYSHYILIKGSKKTEITPQSQPAADPWSGNSLSGYRRQATGRPEPLWRPAGEEEETVQPPTSKDSKPSISKSSQEDTLPPSPRTLKAIQAAMNDSSDEEKAERDKMDGNVSPRTMLAIQQALAEEEDAGAEHETSISSSFTKLQADIHRPLPAPQMVISSSDDEPEPDKVNSLPPEKSEFNGIKTGQSLREKDSLFVSSSEDEIEEVISQRNKALRFAALQQPQEKTGEETKKGQLTEDMRAGSNVQTEMERRQNGNLVQPEAAAASNQSKLFINLSALIHEKPLRAETQIHPVDMKSEASEESESEESFIEVSEEEFKEVDEDESLVMKKEEESPDKANEVEKKTQDKLEEGFMEAQIEPKNAADISEDDEEKKRQMEEEEQKEEIQDKSSSAPTINEWEHFDVGELEAMESSLEVEQSSLRELKQQQERMANTVTGQMYLESQELLRLFGIPFLVAPMEAEAQCAVLDRTDHTNGTITDDSDVWLFGGRHVYKNFFSQNKYVEHYQFSDLQNQLGLDRTKLINLAYLLGSDYTEGVPGVGHVTGMEILNEFPGPGLEPLIQFSKWWSEAQEKKRLVSDPRDTKVKKKLRNLKLQPGFPSPVVAQAYLEPAVDQSESSFSWGRPQLDMIKEFCLNRFGWSSRRTEETLQPVIKQLNTQQTQLRIDSFFRMEQQEKQAIRSQRLRRAVTCMKRKERDGGEEEEEDSEEETPSPSKSKKGRTPSESPVKGRERGEERMPAAGAGGGFLGSESFVEPPVMSQRESSSSQESISVKASQCSKTSLQRSSSSQESISVRSSQSSKTPLQRSKRSSSSSEDSDDGGDKVTMVTARSVFKSSRGGKNSRGRGSARGKGRGRKTGGKN
- the mettl21e gene encoding methyltransferase like 21e — protein: MESSQTKANEDTKEGAAADAELAKAIMTRCFRPSVIGVEAWEGYMFSDQQIKIKESTDVYGAVLWPSAPVLCHFLETNQDKYNLTDKNVIELGAGTGLVTIVASLLGAKVTSTDLPDVLGNLQYNVMRNTKDRCKYIPLVTELIWGQEVEQRFPRATHRFDYILAADVVYAHPYLDELMETFDHLCQENTQILWAMRFRLDPENSFVDRFQQRFHLEELYNLPSLSIKLYRAWRRDTRAQQDQREAAA